One Armatimonadota bacterium genomic window carries:
- the msrB gene encoding peptide-methionine (R)-S-oxide reductase MsrB, producing MEETKIPQTEEEWQGILTPEQFHILRQKGTERAFTGEYWNHKGDGIYRCAGCGAELFSSDAKFDSGCGWPSFYEGLDKDKIEEHEDLTHGMRRVEVTCKQCGGHLGHVFPDGFGTPTGLRYCINSASIKFDGNEK from the coding sequence ATGGAAGAAACGAAAATCCCCCAGACCGAAGAAGAGTGGCAAGGCATCCTCACGCCCGAGCAGTTCCATATCCTGCGCCAAAAAGGCACCGAACGGGCCTTCACCGGCGAGTACTGGAACCATAAGGGCGACGGCATCTACCGTTGCGCTGGATGCGGAGCCGAACTGTTTTCTTCGGACGCAAAATTCGACTCCGGCTGTGGATGGCCGTCGTTCTACGAGGGCTTGGACAAAGACAAAATCGAGGAACACGAGGACCTAACCCACGGCATGCGGCGCGTCGAAGTGACGTGCAAGCAATGCGGCGGGCATCTGGGCCACGTTTTCCCCGACGGATTCGGCACACCGACCGGCCTGCGGTACTGCATCAACAGTGCCAGCATCAAGTTCGACGGCAACGAAAAGTAG
- a CDS encoding PQQ-binding-like beta-propeller repeat protein — protein sequence MLTFLPLFLPPPSAPTFEIKRQFSVTGDGGWDYLTVDPDSKRLFITRGTHVQVMDTESGKLITDIPDTPGVHGVALDKAANKGFISNGRDDSVSIIDLKTLKETSRVKVGQGPDAILFDSSSNTVFSFNGRSHNASAIDAKSGKVRGEVALEGKPEDGISDGKGDVYVNLEDKSEVVEFDAKSLKVLKRWSLAPGEEPTGIAYDAKKGLVFSACGNAMLAVSDAKTGKVLQTTPTGDGTDYAGYDPSSGTVFTSNGEGTLSVVQASSGKYSTVQNLKTKTSARTMAVDAKHHLIYLIAADFEAPQPGRRRGAMKPNSAIILVVGVK from the coding sequence ATGCTTACCTTTCTACCCCTCTTTCTTCCGCCTCCCTCGGCACCTACTTTTGAGATCAAGCGACAATTCTCGGTTACCGGCGACGGAGGCTGGGACTATCTGACCGTCGATCCCGACTCAAAGCGGCTTTTCATCACACGTGGGACTCACGTGCAGGTCATGGACACCGAATCTGGCAAGTTGATTACGGACATTCCTGACACGCCAGGAGTCCACGGCGTAGCCCTCGATAAGGCCGCCAACAAGGGGTTCATTAGCAATGGACGAGACGATTCCGTTTCGATCATCGACCTGAAGACCCTCAAAGAAACTTCTCGCGTCAAAGTGGGCCAGGGCCCCGACGCGATCCTCTTTGATTCCTCATCCAACACCGTCTTTTCCTTCAATGGACGAAGCCACAATGCCTCGGCCATCGATGCGAAGTCGGGCAAGGTCCGCGGAGAGGTCGCCCTCGAAGGCAAGCCGGAGGACGGCATTAGCGATGGCAAAGGCGACGTCTACGTGAACCTGGAAGACAAGAGCGAGGTCGTCGAATTCGACGCCAAGTCGTTGAAGGTCCTGAAGCGATGGAGCCTTGCGCCCGGTGAAGAGCCAACCGGCATTGCCTATGACGCCAAGAAGGGCCTCGTCTTCTCTGCCTGCGGCAACGCCATGCTCGCGGTGTCGGACGCAAAGACCGGGAAGGTGCTCCAAACCACGCCGACAGGCGACGGAACCGACTATGCGGGATACGACCCTTCTTCGGGGACGGTGTTCACCTCCAACGGCGAGGGCACGCTTTCGGTCGTTCAGGCGAGTAGCGGCAAGTACTCCACGGTCCAAAACCTGAAGACCAAAACGAGCGCCCGAACGATGGCCGTCGATGCCAAACATCACTTGATCTACCTCATTGCCGCCGACTTTGAAGCGCCACAACCGGGCCGACGCCGCGGTGCCATGAAACCGAACTCGGCGATAATTCTGGTTGTGGGGGTTAAGTAG
- the mscL gene encoding large conductance mechanosensitive channel protein MscL gives MFKEFRDFINKGNMLDLAIGVVVGAAFTTLTGAFMSSVVNPLVGMISGGADFSNKFIVLKDGPKAPAPYETMKAATDAGANVLAYGSFISAIVNFLVVMLVMFFVVKAYNRMKEFGKKEEAPAEAPAKPEDVALLEEIRDLLRNKAS, from the coding sequence GTGTTTAAAGAATTTAGGGATTTCATCAACAAGGGCAACATGCTCGACCTCGCCATCGGTGTGGTCGTCGGTGCCGCTTTTACAACGCTTACCGGCGCGTTCATGTCCAGCGTTGTCAATCCGTTGGTCGGCATGATTTCCGGTGGCGCCGACTTCAGCAACAAGTTCATCGTGCTGAAGGACGGCCCCAAAGCTCCGGCACCATACGAGACAATGAAGGCCGCGACCGATGCGGGTGCGAACGTCCTTGCCTACGGGTCGTTCATCAGCGCCATCGTCAACTTCCTTGTCGTCATGCTCGTGATGTTCTTCGTGGTCAAAGCCTACAACCGCATGAAGGAATTCGGCAAGAAGGAGGAAGCTCCCGCCGAAGCGCCAGCCAAGCCGGAAGATGTCGCTCTGCTCGAAGAAATCCGCGATCTTCTGAGGAATAAGGCTTCGTAA
- a CDS encoding AcrB/AcrD/AcrF family protein — translation MKLTDWAIRNIRPIVFLTTILCLAGAAMYASFPVSILPDVTFPRVVVVAEAGSRPTKVIDVTVAAPLEEAFATIPNVKRVRSKTKPGSTEISVDFLDGTDVIQAEQLVNAKVNEVRPLLPSETLTEVERMNPTVFPVLGLTVKSKSLTQTELWSLARYTLRPRLARVDGVARVVVQGGRPPEIAVTLRPTDMAAAGVTNTEVVSAIQASNIVRAVGRIDHEFKQYQVLVDSERQSAADIAKIVVGQRNGAPIQLSDIATVQPSTEDRTTIVSANGKESVLINVIRQPSANSVAMVDAVNQELQKLRSSLPSDVEVGLYYDQSVLIKEAVSSVRDAVIIGAILSVFVLTVFLRNVRATVVTASIIPITLLVTFVLMRLSGLTLNLMTLGALAVGIGLVIDDAIVVVEAVFRHLGPDVSVKRAVQEASSHISAPMVSSTLTTVVVFLPLAFLQGVAGAFFMALALTLTIALLVSLALALCVSPSLCAGFLRYSHGLHEEGRFFTWVTRRYEASLRWMLKHRWIVLPIGLVTILGTVFMAGRLQSGFMPEIDEGAFVLDYWSPPGTSLDESDRLLSQVDKILAETPEVSSFSRRTGAELGFAITETNRGDYAVMLKPNRDRSIDDVISEVRAKVQEQVPSLDVDFIQVLQDLIGDLAGNPDPIEIRVFGENKQDIESLADKLVEKLSNVKGLADVKSGAIESGPQMQFVPNDVEIGRRGMNSDELADQLNASLLGTVATEVVQGDRQIAVRVRLPIANRSTLKALETLPVSTPSGIVQLGDLGEIKLIPGTTQSTHEDQRRLVAVTARLEGVDLGTAVKEVKGVLAQVKPPPGVTLDLAGQYLSQQDSFRNLTLVLAASVILVFSVMLFQFRRFEAPTVILLLMPLAMFGAVLALWITGTALNVSSFMGVIMLAGIVVKNGILLLDQAQNAWEKGESADVAVISAGRTRLRPILMTTLTAVLGLLPLAFGIGAGAEMQKPLAVAVVGGLLFSTLITLLLGPTIYAAVLRRKKSIQETD, via the coding sequence TTGAAACTCACGGATTGGGCCATACGGAACATCCGTCCAATCGTCTTTCTCACGACCATTCTTTGTCTGGCCGGAGCAGCGATGTATGCGTCGTTCCCGGTCTCCATCCTCCCCGACGTAACATTTCCCCGCGTCGTCGTCGTCGCTGAGGCAGGTAGCCGACCGACCAAAGTTATCGACGTCACCGTCGCCGCTCCGTTGGAGGAGGCCTTCGCCACCATTCCCAACGTAAAACGGGTTCGGTCAAAGACCAAGCCGGGCTCGACCGAGATTTCGGTGGACTTTCTCGACGGCACCGACGTCATCCAAGCCGAACAACTCGTCAACGCGAAGGTCAACGAGGTTCGTCCTCTCCTCCCGTCCGAGACGCTGACCGAAGTCGAGCGCATGAACCCGACCGTATTCCCTGTGCTAGGGCTTACGGTCAAGTCTAAGTCGCTCACGCAAACTGAACTTTGGAGTCTGGCTCGCTACACCCTTCGACCCAGGCTCGCCCGAGTGGATGGCGTCGCCCGCGTCGTGGTCCAGGGTGGACGTCCGCCCGAAATAGCGGTGACGCTTCGGCCTACCGATATGGCGGCCGCCGGGGTCACGAATACCGAGGTCGTATCGGCCATCCAAGCCAGCAACATCGTCCGGGCCGTCGGGCGAATCGACCACGAATTCAAGCAGTATCAGGTTCTGGTGGACAGCGAGCGTCAATCGGCGGCAGATATCGCAAAGATTGTGGTCGGCCAGCGAAACGGTGCACCGATCCAGCTAAGCGACATTGCCACCGTCCAGCCCTCGACCGAAGATCGCACCACGATTGTGTCGGCCAATGGCAAGGAATCGGTGCTCATCAACGTCATTCGCCAGCCCAGCGCCAACAGTGTGGCGATGGTGGATGCCGTTAACCAGGAGCTTCAAAAGCTCCGTTCCAGCCTGCCGAGCGACGTCGAAGTCGGCCTCTACTACGATCAATCGGTCCTTATCAAGGAGGCGGTTTCCAGCGTCCGCGATGCCGTCATCATCGGCGCAATCCTCTCGGTTTTCGTCCTCACCGTCTTCCTGCGAAACGTCCGCGCAACGGTTGTCACCGCTAGCATCATCCCGATCACGCTCCTCGTCACGTTCGTGCTGATGCGACTGTCGGGACTCACTCTCAATCTCATGACGCTCGGTGCCCTGGCAGTTGGAATCGGACTCGTAATCGACGACGCCATCGTCGTTGTCGAGGCCGTGTTCCGCCATCTTGGACCCGACGTTTCCGTCAAGCGCGCCGTGCAGGAGGCGTCCAGCCATATCTCCGCGCCGATGGTCTCCTCTACACTCACGACCGTCGTCGTCTTCCTTCCGCTGGCGTTTCTTCAGGGTGTCGCTGGAGCATTCTTCATGGCGCTTGCCCTTACGCTGACGATCGCCCTCCTTGTTTCGCTCGCCTTGGCGCTCTGCGTGAGCCCAAGTTTGTGCGCGGGATTCCTCCGCTACAGCCACGGCCTCCACGAAGAAGGTCGCTTCTTCACCTGGGTTACCCGGCGATACGAAGCGTCCCTGCGGTGGATGCTGAAGCATCGCTGGATCGTCCTGCCAATCGGGTTGGTCACCATCCTTGGAACCGTCTTCATGGCCGGTCGCCTGCAGTCGGGCTTTATGCCCGAAATCGACGAGGGCGCGTTTGTCCTTGACTACTGGAGTCCGCCCGGCACGTCGCTGGACGAAAGCGACCGCCTTCTTAGCCAGGTCGACAAGATTCTGGCCGAAACGCCGGAAGTGTCTTCTTTCTCGCGTCGAACCGGGGCCGAACTGGGTTTTGCCATCACGGAAACCAACCGCGGCGACTACGCCGTCATGCTCAAGCCTAATAGAGATCGATCCATCGACGACGTGATTTCCGAGGTTCGAGCAAAGGTTCAAGAGCAGGTCCCGTCGCTAGATGTTGATTTCATCCAAGTTCTTCAAGACCTGATCGGCGACCTGGCTGGAAACCCCGACCCTATCGAAATCCGCGTATTCGGTGAGAACAAACAGGACATCGAATCCCTGGCCGACAAGCTGGTGGAAAAGCTTTCGAACGTCAAGGGCTTGGCCGACGTCAAGTCGGGAGCCATCGAGTCCGGTCCGCAGATGCAGTTCGTCCCGAACGATGTCGAGATCGGGCGGCGGGGCATGAACAGCGATGAACTGGCCGACCAGCTTAATGCTTCCCTTCTCGGCACGGTCGCGACTGAGGTCGTCCAAGGCGACCGCCAAATCGCGGTTCGCGTTCGCTTGCCTATCGCTAACCGCTCCACTCTCAAGGCTCTGGAGACTCTTCCCGTCAGCACACCTTCTGGCATCGTCCAACTTGGCGATCTTGGCGAGATTAAGCTGATTCCCGGCACCACCCAATCCACCCACGAAGACCAGCGACGCTTGGTCGCTGTAACCGCGAGGCTCGAAGGTGTTGACCTTGGAACGGCGGTCAAGGAAGTCAAAGGCGTATTGGCCCAGGTAAAGCCGCCCCCCGGTGTCACGCTCGACCTGGCCGGACAATACCTCAGTCAGCAGGACTCGTTCCGTAACCTGACCTTGGTGCTCGCCGCTTCGGTCATCCTCGTCTTCTCGGTCATGCTGTTCCAGTTCCGACGCTTCGAGGCTCCGACCGTCATCCTCCTGCTGATGCCGTTGGCGATGTTTGGCGCGGTTCTGGCCCTATGGATCACCGGTACCGCGCTCAATGTCAGTTCCTTCATGGGCGTCATCATGCTTGCAGGAATCGTCGTCAAGAACGGAATCCTGCTCCTCGACCAAGCTCAAAACGCTTGGGAAAAGGGCGAAAGCGCCGATGTTGCCGTCATCAGCGCGGGTCGGACTCGCTTGCGCCCGATCCTGATGACGACCCTTACTGCCGTACTCGGCCTTTTGCCCCTCGCGTTTGGCATTGGGGCGGGTGCGGAGATGCAGAAACCCCTCGCCGTCGCCGTCGTGGGAGGGCTCCTCTTCTCCACCCTCATCACGCTCCTGCTCGGCCCCACGATTTACGCCGCCGTTTTGCGGCGCAAAAAATCAATTCAAGAGACAGACTAA
- a CDS encoding response regulator: protein MAGALIAVVEDEPEMGNLLTQVLSESGYRCASATNGTEGLALSREVDLMLVDVMMPAMNGFAMVEEMRRQGVKTPVIYLSAKDKTKDVVRGLEAGGDDYLIKPFKLEELLARVKAALRRSRDTATELVWGDFRLDTSARKATRGNRDLHFSATEFQLLEAFLRCPDEVLSKRILLQKVWGDDGYRDDNIVELYVNYVRKKTEAYGGTRIIHTVRGKGYILADREPEP, encoded by the coding sequence ATGGCGGGCGCACTGATTGCAGTAGTGGAAGACGAGCCGGAAATGGGGAACCTCTTGACGCAAGTTCTGTCGGAAAGCGGCTATCGGTGCGCCAGCGCCACAAACGGAACCGAGGGGCTGGCTCTTAGCCGCGAAGTCGATTTGATGTTGGTGGACGTGATGATGCCCGCCATGAACGGGTTCGCGATGGTCGAGGAAATGCGACGTCAGGGTGTCAAGACTCCGGTGATCTACCTCAGCGCCAAGGATAAGACGAAGGACGTGGTGCGGGGTCTCGAGGCGGGTGGAGACGACTATCTGATCAAGCCGTTCAAGCTGGAAGAGTTATTGGCGAGAGTCAAGGCGGCTCTCAGGCGGTCGCGAGATACGGCCACCGAACTCGTCTGGGGTGATTTTCGGCTCGATACTTCGGCCCGAAAGGCCACGCGTGGCAACCGAGACCTGCATTTTTCGGCGACCGAATTCCAGTTGCTTGAGGCATTTCTTCGCTGTCCAGACGAGGTCTTGTCAAAGCGAATTCTCCTGCAAAAGGTGTGGGGCGACGATGGTTACCGGGACGACAACATCGTTGAGCTTTACGTCAACTACGTGCGCAAGAAGACGGAAGCCTACGGGGGAACGAGGATCATTCACACTGTGCGTGGAAAAGGATACATTCTTGCAGATCGCGAACCTGAGCCATAG
- a CDS encoding methylcrotonoyl-CoA carboxylase has protein sequence MEATLAEYRERMAVAMAGGGPDKIEKHKKRGKLLARERIDGILDSGTSFLEFSTMAANGMYNDDAPCAGVVTGIGRVHGRECVIVANDATVKGGTYFPITVKKHLRAQEVAMENGLPCIYLVDSGGAFLPLQAEVFPDKEHFGRIFFNQAQMSAKAIPQIAAVMGSCTAGGAYVPSMCDESIIVKEQGTIFLGGPPLVKAATGEEVAEEELGGGDVHTRLSGVADHLADDDQHALDIIRNIVESLGQPKRRESGQIEPEDTAYNVEDLYSLVPSETKQPMNMREILARILDGSRIHEFKARYGTTLICGFARVHGHLIGLLANDGILFSESALKGAHFIELCCQRQIPIVFFQNITGFMVGKKYENEGIAKNGAKLVTAVSTANVPKFTVVVGGSYGAGNYGMCGRAYGPRQLWMWPNARISVMGGEQAANVLLTVNRDLPNMTVEQQEAFKAPTLAKYAEESSCYYSTARLWDDGVIDPVDTRRVLALGIEASLNSPIEPAGFSLYRM, from the coding sequence ATGGAGGCGACTCTGGCCGAGTACCGAGAGCGGATGGCAGTGGCCATGGCGGGCGGCGGTCCCGACAAAATCGAAAAGCACAAAAAGCGAGGCAAACTCCTGGCCCGAGAGCGCATCGACGGCATCCTCGATTCGGGAACTTCCTTCCTGGAATTCTCGACGATGGCGGCAAACGGAATGTACAACGACGACGCCCCGTGCGCGGGCGTGGTAACCGGCATCGGGCGGGTTCATGGCCGAGAATGCGTGATCGTCGCCAACGACGCCACCGTCAAGGGCGGCACCTACTTCCCCATAACGGTAAAGAAGCATCTGCGGGCCCAAGAGGTCGCCATGGAGAACGGTCTACCGTGCATCTACTTGGTGGACTCAGGTGGCGCATTTCTGCCTCTCCAGGCCGAGGTCTTTCCCGACAAGGAGCACTTCGGACGCATCTTCTTCAACCAAGCCCAAATGAGTGCCAAAGCCATTCCGCAGATCGCGGCCGTCATGGGCTCTTGCACGGCTGGTGGCGCCTACGTTCCGTCAATGTGCGATGAGTCGATCATCGTCAAGGAGCAAGGCACAATCTTCCTGGGCGGACCGCCCTTGGTGAAAGCCGCGACGGGCGAAGAGGTCGCGGAAGAAGAACTGGGCGGCGGCGATGTCCATACGCGCCTTTCTGGCGTGGCCGATCACCTCGCCGACGACGACCAGCACGCCCTCGACATCATCCGCAACATTGTCGAAAGCCTTGGTCAGCCCAAGCGACGCGAATCGGGCCAGATCGAGCCGGAAGACACCGCCTACAACGTCGAAGACCTCTACTCACTGGTGCCCAGCGAGACCAAACAGCCGATGAACATGCGCGAGATATTGGCGCGCATCCTCGACGGCAGTCGCATCCACGAATTCAAAGCCCGCTACGGCACAACCCTCATCTGCGGATTCGCTCGCGTGCACGGCCACCTCATCGGCCTGCTCGCCAACGATGGAATCCTTTTTTCAGAGTCAGCCCTCAAAGGCGCGCATTTCATCGAACTCTGCTGCCAACGCCAGATTCCCATCGTCTTCTTCCAAAACATCACCGGCTTCATGGTCGGCAAAAAGTACGAGAACGAGGGCATCGCCAAGAACGGCGCGAAGCTCGTCACCGCCGTCAGCACCGCCAATGTGCCGAAGTTCACCGTCGTGGTCGGCGGAAGCTATGGCGCGGGCAACTACGGCATGTGCGGACGCGCCTACGGCCCACGTCAGCTTTGGATGTGGCCTAACGCCCGAATCAGCGTCATGGGCGGAGAGCAAGCCGCCAACGTGCTCCTGACCGTGAACCGAGACCTGCCCAACATGACGGTTGAACAGCAGGAAGCGTTCAAGGCCCCAACCTTGGCGAAATATGCCGAGGAATCTTCGTGCTATTACTCCACGGCAAGACTGTGGGATGACGGCGTCATCGACCCTGTTGACACCCGCCGCGTCCTCGCTCTGGGCATCGAAGCATCCCTCAATTCACCGATCGAGCCTGCAGGATTTAGTTTGTATAGAATGTAA
- a CDS encoding HAMP domain-containing protein, with product MVTGTTTSLSFTSTTCARRRKPTGERGSFTLCVEKDTFLQIANLSHRLRLTGMLTVSVSIALGLVFLAVFAIVRSQTMDRRLTELSKSVERVAHEWNGPASLSEEKEDFPGSEFTVFARDGAVLASTSVKPLLLVHGSQKIRHQLYAGIDYKDVTVVGSSSWLETEAGLKQLALVLAGLWLPITILAGAVAWYGGGLVLRPVTELVSSADRLSSWSDERLLETTDHAEFAHLAQSLNQMIGRVRHAAKVQEQFASDAAHELRSPLAVLRTGIEATLLNPRTPEQHEEALRSMLGQVERLGSIVETLLASARADSDPVPPLALELVVAQIVDDWRISRDWDASRVVFSGRPGSASVSEDELAIVVRNFLDNAARYSPTDRPIDVRVEPMDSEVRLSVRDFGPGLSTEAKTQAFQRFYRVDEARNRQDGGVGIGLAVVKRIVESRGGRVGFENPSEGTLVWAVFPKMEE from the coding sequence ATGGTTACCGGGACGACAACATCGTTGAGCTTTACGTCAACTACGTGCGCAAGAAGACGGAAGCCTACGGGGGAACGAGGATCATTCACACTGTGCGTGGAAAAGGATACATTCTTGCAGATCGCGAACCTGAGCCATAGACTGCGCCTGACCGGAATGCTGACGGTCTCCGTGTCGATCGCACTCGGACTGGTCTTTTTGGCCGTGTTTGCCATCGTCCGAAGTCAGACAATGGATCGACGACTGACCGAGCTTAGCAAGAGCGTGGAGCGTGTTGCCCACGAGTGGAACGGGCCCGCGTCTTTGTCCGAAGAGAAGGAGGATTTTCCCGGCTCGGAATTCACGGTATTCGCTCGCGATGGTGCCGTGCTTGCCTCCACGTCCGTGAAACCGCTCCTGCTCGTGCATGGGAGCCAAAAAATTCGCCACCAGTTGTACGCGGGCATCGACTACAAAGATGTCACCGTCGTCGGCTCGTCATCCTGGCTTGAAACCGAGGCGGGGTTGAAGCAGTTGGCCCTGGTCCTGGCCGGTCTGTGGCTTCCGATTACGATTCTTGCCGGAGCCGTGGCGTGGTACGGCGGAGGCTTGGTGCTTCGCCCCGTCACCGAACTCGTTTCTTCGGCCGATCGGCTTTCGTCGTGGTCGGACGAGAGGCTGCTGGAGACGACCGACCACGCGGAGTTTGCCCATCTTGCTCAGTCTCTCAACCAAATGATTGGGCGGGTCCGGCATGCGGCGAAGGTGCAGGAGCAGTTTGCATCGGATGCGGCTCACGAATTAAGGAGCCCACTCGCGGTCTTGAGAACCGGGATCGAAGCCACGCTCTTGAATCCGCGAACACCCGAGCAGCACGAGGAGGCGCTTCGGTCGATGCTGGGCCAGGTCGAGCGGTTGGGCTCGATCGTTGAGACGCTTTTAGCTTCGGCCAGGGCCGACTCCGATCCGGTTCCGCCGTTAGCGTTGGAGCTGGTTGTCGCCCAAATTGTCGACGATTGGAGAATCAGTCGAGATTGGGACGCATCTCGGGTCGTGTTTTCTGGTCGGCCAGGATCAGCCTCGGTTTCCGAAGACGAATTGGCGATCGTGGTTCGCAATTTCCTCGACAACGCCGCTCGCTATTCACCGACGGATCGCCCGATCGATGTGCGGGTGGAGCCGATGGACTCGGAGGTTCGGCTTTCGGTGCGTGACTTCGGTCCGGGTTTATCGACCGAGGCAAAGACTCAGGCGTTTCAAAGGTTCTACCGAGTCGATGAGGCCCGTAACCGCCAGGATGGAGGCGTCGGCATCGGTCTTGCCGTCGTGAAGCGAATTGTTGAATCGCGAGGTGGTCGCGTTGGGTTTGAGAATCCTTCGGAAGGAACCCTGGTTTGGGCAGTATTTCCGAAAATGGAAGAATAG
- a CDS encoding efflux RND transporter periplasmic adaptor subunit, translating into MKKILLFALFGALLVGCGPKGGSEEGEGAAVDAVVTVDMATATTRSVRDLLPIDGSYVLATNDFAKLAPQTSGRLLDVYVKEGDAIKQGQLLAKIDTSVQDAERSSAVSGSAAADAQAKQSQASFQAAKAEYEATVRAAKLNLETTVTEENSSVDQAKVDLDRIRAGARPQEIAQAEQAVKQAKVTRDKAKIDADRDQKLLKDGLVSGQQADASKAAFEVAESALTQAKSQLDLLKAGARPEELKAAELRYQSAVDLRKKRIDLAKANLEQAQKASLGVDAKRQEALATALAAQGKRSDSSAAAGMAAYGDIRAPFDGVVTRKLLGKGASVDSTTPVLEVARKNALVEFLGQTSPRNSTKIREGMSVLIEGTDDEAGIVRSVGVADPQSGQVPIRIVFNHPPAHVSAGLYARVDLVLRHISNAIVIPDGAIVTRDDKKVAFVVEGDEAKMREIDLGPSEGGFTAVEKGIKPGEKVVIVGQHELSDGAKVQDAAAQPDEKAAPAGDKKPAKQGDGD; encoded by the coding sequence ATGAAGAAGATTCTTTTATTCGCCTTGTTTGGTGCCTTACTGGTCGGTTGTGGACCAAAGGGCGGCTCCGAGGAAGGGGAAGGCGCTGCCGTCGATGCGGTGGTGACCGTCGATATGGCAACCGCCACCACCCGATCGGTTCGCGATCTGCTTCCAATCGATGGCTCGTACGTCCTCGCCACCAACGACTTCGCCAAACTTGCCCCGCAAACCTCGGGACGATTACTTGATGTTTATGTGAAGGAGGGCGACGCGATCAAGCAGGGCCAACTCCTGGCAAAGATCGACACTTCGGTTCAGGATGCCGAACGTTCGAGCGCCGTCTCCGGCTCTGCCGCTGCTGACGCGCAAGCCAAGCAGAGTCAGGCATCGTTCCAAGCGGCGAAAGCCGAATACGAGGCCACGGTACGCGCCGCTAAACTGAACCTTGAAACAACGGTTACGGAAGAAAACAGCTCGGTCGATCAAGCCAAAGTCGATCTCGACCGCATCCGCGCTGGAGCTCGACCGCAGGAAATCGCCCAAGCGGAACAAGCCGTGAAGCAAGCCAAAGTCACTCGTGACAAGGCAAAGATCGATGCCGACCGTGACCAGAAGCTTCTGAAGGACGGTCTGGTTTCTGGACAGCAAGCCGACGCCAGCAAAGCCGCGTTTGAAGTCGCCGAGTCAGCCCTGACCCAAGCCAAATCGCAACTCGATTTGCTGAAGGCTGGAGCACGCCCCGAAGAATTGAAAGCCGCTGAACTGCGGTATCAGTCGGCGGTGGACCTGCGAAAGAAGAGGATCGACCTCGCCAAGGCGAACCTGGAGCAAGCCCAAAAGGCCTCCCTAGGGGTAGACGCCAAACGTCAGGAAGCCCTGGCGACGGCGCTCGCCGCACAGGGCAAGCGGTCCGACTCCTCAGCGGCGGCCGGCATGGCGGCTTACGGCGACATCCGAGCGCCATTCGACGGCGTTGTGACGAGGAAGCTCCTTGGCAAGGGTGCCTCGGTCGATTCGACCACACCGGTCCTCGAGGTCGCCCGCAAGAATGCGTTGGTTGAGTTCCTCGGGCAAACCTCCCCCCGAAACAGCACGAAGATTCGCGAGGGTATGTCTGTTCTGATCGAAGGCACGGACGACGAAGCTGGAATCGTTCGGTCGGTCGGCGTCGCCGACCCTCAATCGGGTCAAGTCCCCATCCGAATTGTCTTCAACCATCCGCCCGCCCACGTTTCGGCAGGGCTCTACGCTCGCGTCGATCTCGTCTTACGGCACATTTCGAACGCCATCGTCATTCCCGATGGTGCGATTGTCACGCGCGACGACAAAAAGGTTGCGTTCGTGGTCGAAGGCGACGAAGCGAAGATGCGAGAGATTGACCTCGGCCCGTCGGAAGGCGGCTTCACTGCCGTCGAAAAGGGTATCAAGCCGGGCGAGAAAGTCGTCATTGTTGGGCAGCACGAACTCTCTGATGGAGCCAAAGTACAGGATGCCGCCGCCCAACCCGACGAGAAGGCTGCTCCCGCTGGAGACAAGAAGCCGGCCAAGCAGGGAGACGGCGATTGA
- a CDS encoding 2Fe-2S iron-sulfur cluster binding domain-containing protein, translating to MAKHTITVEGYGSFEVEEGTKLVKGIENSGVDISHRCGGNARCTTCRVQFLSDEPPMGEKEHECLEEDGVLGEFRLSCQVRVDKDMSVKVLMPVSQADWDNPGADVED from the coding sequence ATGGCGAAACACACGATCACGGTCGAAGGGTACGGCTCGTTCGAAGTTGAAGAAGGGACCAAGTTGGTCAAAGGCATTGAGAACTCGGGAGTCGATATCAGCCACCGTTGCGGCGGCAACGCTCGGTGCACGACGTGCCGTGTGCAATTCTTGTCCGACGAGCCTCCGATGGGCGAGAAAGAGCACGAATGCCTGGAAGAGGACGGTGTGCTGGGTGAGTTCCGCCTTTCGTGTCAGGTTCGAGTCGATAAGGATATGTCGGTCAAGGTTTTGATGCCCGTCAGCCAAGCGGATTGGGACAACCCAGGCGCAGACGTCGAAGACTAG